From uncultured Desulfobacter sp.:
ACCTCCTTGAGTTTTAAAGCGATTACAGCCAGGGAGTAACAGTCGTTACACTGGCCAGCATCCAGAACTCTGGGAATTCCGTCGATGTCACCCAGATTCAGTTTATTGTATCTGTACTTGGCACAGCCTGCGGTGAGGATGACTGCATCCTGGGGTAATTTTTCGGCCACTTCAGTAAAATAAGCGCGACTCTTGTGGCGGCCGTCGCAGCCGGCCATGACAACGAAGCGTTTGATGGCACCGGCCTTTACAGTATCAACCACCTTGTCAGCCAGGGTCAGGACCTGGTTGTGGGCAAAGCCGCCGACAATCTTGCCGGTTTCAATTTCAGTGGGGGCGGCACAGGTTTTGGCCTGCTTAACCAAGGCAGAAAAATCCTTGGCACCACCATCGGCACGGTCGGCAATGTGGGTCGCTCCGGGATAAGAGGGAACGCCGGTGGTGTACAGCCGGTTCAGGTATGTGTTCTTCTTTTTCAGTGGCACGATACAATTGGTGGTCATGAGGATGGGGCCGTTAAAGGACTCAAATTCCTCATTCTGAGACCACCAGGATCCGCCGTAGTTGCCTTTGAGATGGCTGTATTGCTTAAAGGCAGGGTAGTAGTTGGCCGGCAGCATTTCGCCATGGGTATACACATCAACCCCTGTACCTTCGGTCTGTTTCAGCAACTCTTCTATATCTTTAAGGTCATGGCCGGAGATCAGTATGCCGGGATTTGTGCCCACGCCGATGTTAACTTCGGAAATTTCAGGGTGGCCGTAGGCACCGGTGTTGGCTTCATCCAGGGCCGCCATGGTGGTCACGGCGATTTCACCGCATTTGAAAACCAGGCCCACCATATCGTCCACACTCAGATCCTTAGTCGTGGACGCCATGCCTTCCATCATAAAATCCCATATTTCCTGTTTTTCCACCCCAAGGATGGCGGCATGATCAGCGTAGGCGGCCACGCCCTTAAGGCCGAGGATCAACAGTTCGCGCAGGGATCTGACATCTTCATTTCCCGTGGCAAGAACACCGACTGCTTCAGCTTTAGCCTGGAAAGCAGACACATCATCGGAATACCATGTGGCACAATCATGGAGATTGCTGCCCAGTTTATCGCCGGCGGCATCGGCCAGCTCTTTTTTGACGGCCTGGGCGCGGTTGATCCATTCCACCAGGTTTTCATCATTAAAGTTAGCATTGGTGATGGTGGTGAACAGCGCCTGTCCCACAAATGCCGGCACAGAAGCCGGAACTTCAATACCGGCGGCCTTTGACGCTTCTGCAACCACGGCAATGCCCTTAAGGTTAAAAATCAAAAGGTCCTGCAGATTGGCGGTGGTATTTTCTTTTCCGCACATACCTTTGACAGTGCATCCCTGTTTTTTTGCTGCTTCCTGACATTGAAAACAAAACATATTGATTTTTCCCCTTATATCTATGTTGACGGACAATTCGATTTTACATCCTGGCCTTAACTTACTATAGAAAAAGTCAAAAAACCTTGATGTGGATCAAGACAAACACTTTATTTGTCTTGCCATGAAGAGCATGAAGAATAGATACGGGGGGGTGTGCATGAGGACGTAGGTTGGGTTAAAAAAGGAACCCCAGCACAATACGGTACCAAGCTTCAAGCTCATGTTGAAGTTCGTGCCTTACCCCAACCTAAGAATGAGAGTATATGGCAATGGATTCAATGGACAATGGGAATGACGGACAATGCGGTATAATCAGGCCAATGTGGTGGGGGGAGGGTAAGTTCAGGGGGCTTGGTGGTCAAAACTATTAAAATATTCTGAGATTTGAAATCCGATATTGATGGCATTTTGTATTTGACATAGTCCTCAGTAATAAATCCCCTCCCCCCACCCACACACAATGCTTCTATTATTGAATGCTGATTCTAAATCGGCTTGGGTAACCAATGATAGACATAGTCAACACTCTAACGTTGCTCTTCACCTGCTATCACCAGTGGGAACGAAGCGGAGCGTAGTTTCCATCTGTGTGCAAGAGCATTGTGTGTGCCGGGCACGGCACATGTTCTTAAAAGTGAGTCAAACGTAAACGATTTCAATGCGTTTGGCAAGTCTTAGGCCCAGCCTGATGGAGGCGAAGGGCGTAGTGGTATGGCAACGGGTTACTGGTGACGGTACTTCGGAAGGAAGCCGTCCTGCTGAGGCAGGGCACCACAAAAGTACGGGATGACGTACAGAAATCGAGTATGAGGCGCACATGCCGGGACGAGCCTGCACAACAAGGTAAAGTCCTCTATCCATTACAGGGTATGTCCGTAAACTCGGCATTCACGTACTGAAAGGCATGTGTTTACCCCGGGAGATCTCCCATGTGCCAAAACGGCTGGGGACTGGGTAACCGGTCCTGACCGCATGGGAGAAGTCAGCAGAAGGCATAGTAGCCAGTGGAAACGAGCCTCGCAAAGTGGGGAAGACTCACCCTGGTCAAGGCCTGAACGGTGCCTGGGTCGAATGGCCCGGGTAAATGATAACGACAAAGAGGAGATGTGTACTTGTGAATAGAAAGCCACAGCAGATGGAACTGTTCCCAGCGTCACAGATTGCCGAAAGTCTGGGAAATAACGACCGGTTAATGGAGATGATCCTTGAACGCAACAACATTATCCGGGCATGGAAACAGGTGTGTGCGAACAAAGGCGCCCCCGGAGTAGACGGTATGAAAATTAGTCAACTCGGGAACTACCTGGCAAAGCACTGGCCTGGAATTCAGCAAGACCTGCTTAACTGTGAGCATAAACCGCTACCGGTGAAAAGGAAGGAAATCCCCAAACCGGACGGCGGTGTCCGTTTACTTGGAATCCCTACGGTGCTGGACCGGTTTATCCAGCAGGCCATATCTCAGATCCTGGAACAGGTATGGGAACCCTTTTTCTCTGAATACAGCTATGGATTCAGACCAGGCAGATCCGCCCACGATGCGGTTGTGCAGGGTAAAAGGTACATGGTTGAAGGTTATACATATGTCGTGGATATGGACCTGTCTAAATTTTTCGACCGAGTTTCACACGACCGCCTGATGAGTCGACTCGCCAACAGGATTAAGGACAAGCGCGTATTGAAAGTGATACGGCAATATCTAAGGTCCGGCGTAATGATCTCAGACGTTACGGTTCCCACGGAAGAAGGAACTCCCCAGGGAGGCCCGCTTTCTCCTCTATTGTCCAATATCGTTCTTGATGAGTTGGATAAGGAACTGGAGAAGCGAGGGCACAGATATGTCCGTTATGCCGATGACTTTATGATCTTTTGCAAAAGCCGGAAAGCGGCCGAAAGGGTTAAACAGAGTATCACCAGGTTTCTGACCGTGAAACTCAAGCTCAAAGTAAACCAGGACAAAAGTGCTATCAGTAGACCGTGGTTGCGCAAATTCCTTGGATTCACATATTTCCAAATGTGTGGACAGTCAAAGATTCGAATTCATGCCAAAAGCATGAAACGCTTCAAGGACAAAGTCCGGGAATTAACCAGCCGCAAGCGGGGGAAAAGCCTGTGGCAAGTCATTCAGGAATTGAACCAATACTTTCGGGGATGGTGGAATTATTTCCGGCTTACAGAGGCCAAATCCTTCCTCAAAGGGCTCAATATCTGGATAATGCGAAGGCTGCGAAGTCTTGTTTGGAAACAATGGAAAAATCCCAAAACCAGGGTTCGTAACCTTGAGAAACTTGGTATTGCTCACCATGATGCCATGCTTTGCGGCAATGCCCGCAAAAAGTACTGGCGCATGAGCAAAATCAAATGGGTGGCCATTGCCATGCCTGAAAGATATTTTATTGATAAAGGATTATATCTGCCCGGGAACTGATTCCTAAAATCAGCCGAACCGCCCTGGTACGAGATCCGTATGCCGGGTGGTGTGGGAGGGCTCCTCAGTGATGGGGAGTCCTATCCCGATTGAATAATATTGCAAAATGGGCTCTACTCGACCTTTAGTTTTTGGGGGAGGATCAGTCAATTATTTGTATTCTTAAGCACCCATTCTTTAGCAAGGTCTGAAACAGAAGAGACTATGGCCAGATTCCCCTTATTTAAATAATCATAGTGATCTGCTTTAGAAATAGATTTCATAACAAAAGGCAGTTCATCCCCAAATAATTTTGACGCTATTTCTATATTGATTTCATAATGAAATTCACGGAGTATTCGATCACTCTTAAAAATCAATCCAATAACTTGAGGAGCAAAGAGTTCTGGCACATTTCGCAATCCTTCTACCAATATTGTTACTAACCAAGTCCATCTTTGGGGATCAAGCCCGCTGCCTCCCTCCGCTTCACTATCATACAATATTACAAAATGGGTAAATCCATAAATCCAGTTAGGATCTATTACTTTAGATAGCTCAGCATAGTTTGAGTATAATTGCTTTGCTTTATCAATTATTTGATCCCGTAGGTTTGAAAATTGTTCCTTGCTCTTTACCCGTGCAGAATGATTGTCAAAAAGCCGCCAATAATAATACAATGCATTAGCAAACCTAAGACTAACTGATAGTGCTTTCGTTATTTCTTCAAAAACCCAATCATAATATTCTTGAGGCTCTTTTCTTTTGTTTAACGAAATACGCCATAAATTCAGAAAAGATTCAGAAGCATTGATCTGAGGTTTTGTTCTGTCCAAAGAACTGAGAAAAGAATTGCAGGCATCTGCCTGTACCCCATCCTTTACAAGCATTTCCTTAAACAGAAGCTCGGCAAGAAATCTAAGGTTGTCATGGTCAAATATATTTTCAAATTGTACGCACTTTTTACTGAATTGTACTTTAGCATATAAAACAGAGTTAAGTGATTTTAATCCAACATTTAAATTTTTTCTATTTGCTTTGAGATCGTCAATCGCCTGAAGAAATGATTGATCTGATATTTCATTGTCTGAAATATTTTCGATGGTCATCCTAATCCAATAATCTGTAGGATCATTGATGGCCACTGTTTGAAGATATTGAGATGTAACCCTACTGCCCCTCCACATAGGGAATAGAATAGCTATTAAATCTTCTATATCATTTTTGTCCCATTCTACATCCTCTGTTATGGAGTCCCATCTTTGTTGCAATACTTTTTTTCTATCTCCCTTATCATCATTTTTCAATGCCCTTATTTCACGGAAAAACCTGCTCAGAAACCCATGGGCTTCTGGAGCACAATATCTTAAAACATTATAAATAAATAGTTCATCGAAATTCACTTCGCCATGAAGTGACCCCCATGTTTTTATCGTTCTTCTCAAAACCAATTTTAATAGACGAATTGTTTTAACTGTTGATACAATTGGGGCACTCTTTTGAGTTCCACGCATGTAACTTAATGTCGCTTCCAAATCATCTGTAGCCAAATCTATCCCCAATCTATTTTCTATCATGCTTTCGTCGGGGATCTTATGGTCAGTTTCATATTTCTTGATACAAAAAGTTCTGACAG
This genomic window contains:
- the hcp gene encoding hydroxylamine reductase, giving the protein MFCFQCQEAAKKQGCTVKGMCGKENTTANLQDLLIFNLKGIAVVAEASKAAGIEVPASVPAFVGQALFTTITNANFNDENLVEWINRAQAVKKELADAAGDKLGSNLHDCATWYSDDVSAFQAKAEAVGVLATGNEDVRSLRELLILGLKGVAAYADHAAILGVEKQEIWDFMMEGMASTTKDLSVDDMVGLVFKCGEIAVTTMAALDEANTGAYGHPEISEVNIGVGTNPGILISGHDLKDIEELLKQTEGTGVDVYTHGEMLPANYYPAFKQYSHLKGNYGGSWWSQNEEFESFNGPILMTTNCIVPLKKKNTYLNRLYTTGVPSYPGATHIADRADGGAKDFSALVKQAKTCAAPTEIETGKIVGGFAHNQVLTLADKVVDTVKAGAIKRFVVMAGCDGRHKSRAYFTEVAEKLPQDAVILTAGCAKYRYNKLNLGDIDGIPRVLDAGQCNDCYSLAVIALKLKEVFGLEDINELPLSFDIGWYEQKAVAVLLALLHLGVKGIRLGPTLPAFVSPGVLNVLVENFDIKGITDPETDIAAMMAGK
- the ltrA gene encoding group II intron reverse transcriptase/maturase, with the translated sequence MNRKPQQMELFPASQIAESLGNNDRLMEMILERNNIIRAWKQVCANKGAPGVDGMKISQLGNYLAKHWPGIQQDLLNCEHKPLPVKRKEIPKPDGGVRLLGIPTVLDRFIQQAISQILEQVWEPFFSEYSYGFRPGRSAHDAVVQGKRYMVEGYTYVVDMDLSKFFDRVSHDRLMSRLANRIKDKRVLKVIRQYLRSGVMISDVTVPTEEGTPQGGPLSPLLSNIVLDELDKELEKRGHRYVRYADDFMIFCKSRKAAERVKQSITRFLTVKLKLKVNQDKSAISRPWLRKFLGFTYFQMCGQSKIRIHAKSMKRFKDKVRELTSRKRGKSLWQVIQELNQYFRGWWNYFRLTEAKSFLKGLNIWIMRRLRSLVWKQWKNPKTRVRNLEKLGIAHHDAMLCGNARKKYWRMSKIKWVAIAMPERYFIDKGLYLPGN